The following proteins are co-located in the Enoplosus armatus isolate fEnoArm2 chromosome 10, fEnoArm2.hap1, whole genome shotgun sequence genome:
- the psmd10 gene encoding 26S proteasome non-ATPase regulatory subunit 10, translating to MEGSVSNVEVCNFAYTGQFEKLKQCILSDKTLACKTDQDRRTALHWSCSAGHTNIVEFLLDLGVEVNLPDDALWTPLHIAASAGREDIVKSLISKGAQLNSVNQNGCTPLHYAASKDRYEIALLLLENGADPNVTDRLESTPLHRASAKGNYRLIQLLLKQSASTNIQDSQGNTALHLACDEERVEAAKLLVEHGASIYIENKEEKTPLQIAKGSLGNLLRRIVEG from the exons ATGGAGGGTTCTGTATCAAATGTGGAGGTCTGTAATTTTGCTTACACAGGCCAGTTTGAGAAATTAAAACAGTGCATTCTGTCAGATAAAACGCTTGCCTGCAAAACCGACCAG GACCGCAGAACCGCCCTGCACTGGTCTTGTTCTGCTGGCCACACCAACATTGTGGAGTTTCTGCTTGACCTGGGAGTCGAAGTGAATCTGCCAGATGAT GCTTTGTGGACCCCTCTTCACATTGCAGCATCTGCAGGCAGAGAAGACATAGTGAAATCTCTAATATCCAAAGGAGCTCAGCTGAATTCAGTTAATCAAAATGGATGCACCCCTCTGCACTATGCTGCTTCGAAAGACAGATATGAG ATTGCCCTGCTGTTGTTGGAAAACGGAGCAGACCCCAATGTCACCGACAGGTTGGAGTCCACTCCCCTTCACAGAGCGTCTGCTAAGGGCAACTACCGCCTCATCCAGCTGCTTCTCAAACAGAGTGCCTCAACCAACATCCAGGACTCACAGGGCAACACAGCACT ccaCCTGGCGTGTGATGAGGAGCGTGTGGAAGCAGCCAAGTTGCTGGTGGAACATGGGGCCAGCATCTACATtgaaaacaaggaggagaagACCCCCCTCCAGATAGCCAAGGGCAGCCTGGGCAACTTACTTCGTCGGATTGTGGAGGGATGA
- the nxt2 gene encoding NTF2-related export protein 2: MANTLDFRTHADQSCRYSEEFVNIYYDCMDKKRRNLTRLYLDKATLVWNGNAVSGQDALGEFFESLPSSEFQILTLDCQPVHEQATQGQTTLLVVTGGTVKFEGNKQRFFNQNFLLTAQASTNNDQPVWKIASDCFRFQDWNS, translated from the exons ATGGCAAACACACTG GATTTCAGGACCCATGCCGACCAGTCATGCAGATATTCAGAAGAATTTGTCAACATTTATTACGACTGCATGGATAAGAAAAGGAGG AACTTGACCCGGCTCTACCTGGACAAGGCGACCCTGGTGTGGAATGGGAATGCTGTGTCAGGACAGGATGCTCTGGGCGAGTTTTTTGAGTCTCTGCCTTCAAGTGAATTTCAAATTCTCACGCTGGATTGTCAGCCAGTTCATG AACAAGCCACCCAAGGCCAGACCACACTGCTTGTGGTGACTGGTGGGACAGTCAAGTTTGAAGGGAACAAACAGCGTTTCTTCAACCAGAACTTTCTTTTGACAGCTCAGGCTTCCACCAACAACGACCAGCCTGTTTGGAAGATTGCAAGTGACTGTTTCCGTTTCCAGGACTGGAATAGCTGA
- the acsl4a gene encoding long-chain-fatty-acid--CoA ligase 4, with protein MGLQSDSALQSILLFPIHLLVWLYSVLSFLPWYYITGAGQRKALSKRIKARSTSGSREGPYRSVDHFDSLAREDFPGKDTLDKLFEHAVQRFGQAHCLGTRDILSEENEIQPSGKVFKKLILGEYRWFSYNDLDFIVSQFGSGLAALGQQPKSSIAIFCETRAEWMITAQACFRRNFPLVTFYATLGEDAIAFGLNETGVTHLVTSLELLETKLKNVLPQIPKLKHVIYVDHKKVSTDGYPAGLSIHSMQAVGDLGALPENMARAIVKPQPSDLAVVMYTSGSTGRPKGVMIVHSNLIAGMTGQCERIPGLGPDDTYIAYLPLAHVLEMTAEISCVTYGCRIGYSSPQTLSDQSTKIKKGSKGDCSVLRPTLMAAVPEIMDRINKNVMSKVQEMSFIQKKLFTLGYKYKLEQIRRGYDAPLCNALLFRKVKKLLGGRVRMMLSGGAPLSAATQRFMNVCFCCPVGQGYGLTETCGAGTITEVADISTGRVGAPLLCCEIRLRDWAEGGYTSKDKPNPRGEILIGGPNVTMGYYRNESNNQDFFADEKGQRWFCTGDVGEIYPDGCLQIVDRKKDLVKLQAGEYVSLGKVESALKNCPLIDNICAYANSDQNYVISFVVPNQKSLTELAKQRGIVGTWEEICTHPDMEREVLRAIKEVAANIKLQRFEIPVKVHLSPEPWTPETGLVTDAFKLKRKELKNHYLHHIERMYGRK; from the exons ATGGGTCTCCAGTCAGACTCTGCCCTCCAATCTATCCTCCTCTTTCCAATCCACCTTCTGGTATGGCTGTACTCCGTCCTGTCCTTCCTGCCCTGGTACTACATCACTGGTGCCGGGCAAAGAAAAGCTCTCTCCAAGCGGATAAAGGCTCGTTCCACTTCAGGCAGTAGAGAGGGACCATACCGCTCTGTGGACCACTTTGATTCCCTGGCCAGGGAGGACTTCCCAGGCAAGGACACACTGGATAAGCTGTTCGAGCACGCTGTGCAGCGCTTTGGACAAGCACATTGTCTCGGCACCCGAGATATTCTGAGCGAAGAGAATGAGATTCAACCCAGCGgtaaagtatttaaaaag CTGATCCTGGGGGAGTATAGATGGTTCTCCTACAATGACCTGGACTTTATAGTCAGTCAGTTTGGCAGTGGATTGGCAGCTCTGGGGCAGCAGCCCAAAAGCAGTATTGCAATCTTCTGTGAAACCAGAGCAGAGTGGATGATCACAGCCCAGGCATGCTTCAGGCGCAATTTTCCAT TGGTGACATTCTATGCCACACTGGGAGAGGACGCAATTGCGTTTGGACTGAACGAGACTGGAGTTACACATCTAGTTACCAGTCTGGAACTGCTCGAGACTAAACTGAAA AATGTGCTTCCACAGATCCCAAAACTGAAGCACGTGATCTACGTAGACCACAAGAAAGTGAGCACAGACGGCTACCCAGCGGGACTGTCCATCCACAGCATGCAGGCCGTAGGAGACCTGGGCGCGCTGCCGGAGAATA TGGCGAGGGCAATTGTGAAGCCCCAGCCCTCTGATCTGGCTGTGGTGATGTACACCAGTGGCTCCACAGGCAGACCCAAAGGAGTCATGATTGTCCACAGTAACCTAATTGCAGGAATGACAGGCCAGTGTGAACGCATACCTGGACTTGG GCCTGATGATACTTACATAGCCTATCTGCCCCTGGCTCATGTTCTGGAAATGACCGCTGAAATCTCCTGTGTCACATATGGCTGTCGGATCGGCTACTCATCCCCCCAGACTCTGTCAGACCAG TCcactaaaataaagaaaggaagTAAAGGAGACTGCTCTGTGCTCAGACCCACCCTGATGGCAGCTGTGCCA GAAATTATGGATCGCATCAACAAGAACGTGATGAGCAAAGTGCAGGAAATGAGTTTCATTCAGAAGAAGCTGTTTACACTGGGCTACAAATATAAACTAGAGCAGATCAGGAGGGGCTATGACGCACCGCTCTGCAATGC CCTGTTGTTCCGAAAAGTGAAGAAACTGCTGGGAGGACGGGTGAGGATGATGCTGTCTGGAGGAGCCCCCCTGTCCGCAGCCACTCAGAGATTTATGAATGTATGTTTCTGCTGTCCAGTGGGCCAGGGCTATGGCCTCACTGAGACCTGTGGAGCAGGCACCATCACAGAGG TTGCGGACATCAGCACTGGCCGGGTTGGAGCTCCTCTTCTGTGCTGTGAGATCAGACTCAGGGACTGGGCTGAAG GTGGCTACACCAGCAAAGACAAGCCAAACCCCAGAGGGGAGATCCTGATTGGCGGTCCCAATGTAACCATGGGTTACTACAGGAATGAAAGCAacaatcaggacttttttgcGGATGAAAAAGGTCAGAGATGGTTCTGCACCGGAGACGTAGGAGAGATTTACCCGGATGGCTGTCTACAAATTGTTG ACCGCAAGAAAGATTTGGTCAAGCTGCAGGCCGGGGAGTATGTGTCTCTCGGCAAGGTCGAGTCTGCTCTGAAAAACTGCCCTCTCATAGACAACATCTGTGCCTACGCAAACAG TGACCAGAACTACGTGATCAGCTTTGTGGTTCCCAACCAGAAAAGCTTGACAGAACTGGCCAAACAGAGAGGCATTGTGGGAACTTGGGAGGAGATCTGCACTCACCCCGACATGGAAAGAGAGGTTCTGAGGGCGATCAAGGAGGTTGCTGCTAACA TTAAACTCCAGCGATTTGAGATTCCAGTGAAGGTGCATCTGAGTCCAGAGCCGTGGACCCCCGAGACAGGTCTCGTCACAGACGCGTTCaaactgaagaggaaagagcTGAAGAACCACTATCTCCACCACATAGAGAGAATGTATGGGCGCAAATAA